From a region of the Thiomicrorhabdus sp. genome:
- the rnt gene encoding ribonuclease T codes for MSKVTQIKDRFRGFLPVVVDVETAGFNANTDALLEMAVVTLKMDDDGILSRDQTIDRNILPFEGANLEESALKFIGMEDPYHPFRNAINEKRALNELFAPIQQQIKATDCTRAILVGHNAFFDLNFVQKAAERCKIKSPFHEFSTFDTVSLAGLAYGQTVLAKAAVCAGMDWDNQQAHSAVYDTEKTADLFCEIVNQWPISLNN; via the coding sequence ATGAGTAAAGTCACTCAAATCAAAGACCGTTTTCGCGGTTTTTTACCTGTTGTAGTTGATGTTGAAACTGCCGGTTTTAACGCCAATACAGATGCCCTATTGGAAATGGCTGTCGTCACCCTAAAAATGGATGATGATGGAATATTAAGCCGAGATCAAACCATTGATCGTAATATATTGCCATTTGAAGGCGCTAACCTCGAAGAAAGTGCTCTCAAATTTATAGGTATGGAAGACCCTTACCACCCTTTTAGAAACGCGATAAATGAAAAACGTGCTTTAAATGAATTGTTTGCCCCGATTCAACAACAGATTAAAGCTACAGATTGCACCCGTGCCATTTTGGTCGGTCACAATGCTTTTTTTGATTTAAACTTTGTGCAAAAAGCCGCTGAGCGTTGCAAGATAAAATCACCTTTTCATGAATTTAGCACCTTTGATACAGTTTCACTTGCCGGTTTAGCTTATGGACAAACTGTTCTTGCAAAAGCGGCTGTATGTGCCGGAATGGATTGGGATAACCAACAAGCTCACTCTGCGGTTTACGATACAGAAAAAACAGCTGATTTGTTTTGTGAAATTGTTAACCAGTGGCCTATTTCACTGAACAATTAA
- the argA gene encoding amino-acid N-acetyltransferase — MQQSELDFINTLRQSSRYIEQHRGKTCVIYLPGEFLASKDSTSQLSQDIGLLYNLGLKIVLVMGASPQLDQAFTSAGIDWQLHHQFRITPTDLIPVFQQTIGLLRSQLEATFSQANCMQPNPPTLVSGNWIVAQPKGVIDGIDFQHTGKLRKIRHQAISDCLESDQVVLLTPIAYSLTGEVFNLNTLEQACEIASVIHADKLMIYGSNEQLTDLPKQLSIPQLNQILKTPANHEQALMLKQVSVTNNKVKRVHLMDQNNPSALLLELFSRDGSGTLIFSDRYHQLRTANIDDVGGILGLIEPLEQEGILVKRSRERLELEINNFIVIERDQHIIGCAALYENENHTAELACLAVHREYQGQELGSELLKAIEINALDKHVKELFLLTTHTHHWFIEHGFHLADVSALPNQKQSLYNLQRQSKVLVKTL; from the coding sequence ATGCAGCAATCTGAATTAGATTTTATTAATACATTAAGACAATCCTCTCGTTATATAGAACAACACCGTGGAAAAACCTGTGTTATCTATTTGCCAGGAGAATTTTTGGCGTCAAAAGATTCTACATCTCAGCTATCTCAAGACATTGGTTTACTTTATAACCTAGGCTTAAAAATTGTCTTAGTAATGGGGGCTTCCCCCCAACTTGATCAAGCTTTTACAAGTGCAGGTATTGATTGGCAATTACACCACCAATTTAGAATTACTCCTACAGATTTAATTCCTGTATTTCAACAAACCATAGGTCTGTTACGCAGTCAATTAGAAGCGACCTTCAGTCAAGCTAACTGTATGCAGCCTAATCCCCCCACTCTTGTTTCAGGTAATTGGATTGTTGCTCAACCTAAAGGCGTGATTGATGGCATTGATTTTCAACACACTGGTAAATTAAGAAAAATACGTCACCAAGCCATCTCAGACTGCTTAGAATCTGATCAGGTGGTGCTATTAACACCTATAGCTTATTCTTTAACTGGTGAAGTCTTTAACCTGAATACGCTTGAACAGGCTTGTGAAATCGCAAGTGTTATTCACGCAGATAAATTAATGATTTATGGTTCAAATGAGCAGTTAACAGATTTGCCAAAACAATTAAGTATTCCACAACTTAATCAAATTTTAAAAACGCCTGCCAATCATGAGCAAGCATTAATGTTAAAACAGGTTTCAGTCACCAATAATAAAGTTAAACGAGTTCATTTAATGGATCAAAACAATCCAAGTGCTCTGTTACTCGAACTGTTTTCTCGCGATGGTTCTGGCACTCTGATTTTCAGTGACCGTTATCATCAATTACGTACTGCAAATATTGATGATGTTGGTGGAATTTTAGGCTTAATTGAACCCTTAGAACAAGAAGGTATTTTAGTTAAGCGTTCAAGAGAAAGATTAGAATTAGAAATTAATAATTTTATTGTAATTGAACGTGATCAACATATTATTGGCTGTGCGGCTCTGTATGAAAATGAAAACCATACCGCCGAACTCGCCTGCTTAGCTGTGCATAGAGAATATCAAGGCCAAGAACTTGGCAGTGAGCTACTTAAGGCAATAGAAATTAATGCTCTCGATAAGCATGTTAAGGAGTTATTTCTATTAACTACACATACCCATCATTGGTTTATTGAACACGGTTTTCACCTAGCTGATGTCTCCGCTTTACCTAATCAAAAACAATCCCTTTATAACCTCCAAAGACAATCCAAAGTGCTTGTCAAAACGCTGTAA